The Prochlorococcus marinus XMU1404 DNA segment AATAGTTTATGACTAATAAATTTATCTAGTTTTTAAGTTTAATTTCCCTTCTAATTAATAGCAATTGTTTTATTAAGGCAAAACTCATAAAGTCCAAGTTTATTGGATATCTAAAAGAAAATTATAAATCTTATTTCAAGTAACTAGATCCTCTATAGGTAAGCTTTATAACCTTTTCTTCTTGTTTTCTACAATAAACGAATGACTTTCCATTGAAAAACATGTTCACCATGATGCAGCTCCTAAACTTGCTCAAGTCCCCGTCCTATGGCTTGAGTCGTACTGCGGTCTATCAAACGGTAGATCGGACGATTTTGTAGCATTTGCTACACTCTATTTATAAAGTATTTATACTTAGTTGTCAACCATTAATTGAATTTAAACTTCAATTTAAAATTCGATTCTTCTCTCATGAACTCCCTAAAAAGTATAAAGAACATATAACTACGAGTAACTCCAATACAAACTGAAATAAATGCTAGATCTACACAAATAGGGCAATGTGGGAATCCCATTTTTAATTTTCCAATATAAATTTCAATTGAGTCTCCGCACTGAGGATATCAATTCTTCTCTTTAATAATTTTAAAAATTTAATTATTTTTTTCAAAATTAAAACTTCTTTAGGCATCAACAATAATATTATTCCAATAGTAAATATATCAATAAGCAAAAATACTGAATCTATTGATACAACTTAAGTCTCGTAGCATGCTTATACAATAATTCAGGACAGTATATGAACAGATACTTTTGATCTAGTTAACTAATAAAGACCTATTCATAATTTAATGTAGTAATTGAATATCAAGCTCCCTTGAGTACCATTTTTCATTTACTGAAAAAATAAAGCGGGCTAAAGTCTAATGCTTTACGAAGATTTAGTCCGCTAGCTAAAGCTTGAAATTGCAAATTTTTCTTCAATGATCTGAATCTATGCTTATATGAGATAAATATCTTGATTGCTTGATAAATTTATTTTGTATATTGCTATTACAAAATTTATGAGGTTATTTAGATCAGTTACTAAATTCTCATGGAGCAAGCTTTAGTTAACTTTTTTTACTGGTTACTAATAAGATCAGCCGAATCACATTATGGTGCATCATTGATATCAGTAAAAGTTCCTTCTAATTCAATAAAAAGTTTTCCTTGATTTTAGAAAATTTTTTATTTGAAGATCTTAATATTTAAATTCATAGATTACTGCACATTGAATAACTAAATTAAGTTGATAAATTATCTCCATTGCAAATAAATATGAGGCTGTTAATCTGAAACTTAACGAAGATACTTAATTTCTTAAACTGATGCAATTTAATAATTTTAATTCCAACCAAGATGATGACCTCATGTCAATAGAAGAATTAAGGGCTTTTCGACTTCAAAAAAAGAAAATTGAAAGTGATAAGAAAGCCAGAAAATATATCCTGGATATAAATCAAAGATATAGAAAAATGAATGCTCTCAAAAGTAATAACTTTTTAAGGAATATTAACCCTTTTAAAAAGGCCGCATAAATTGTTAATCTTGAATTTGTTAATTTGTCTAACTCTGCATATTACAGAGTAAAATTTTAATGGTGTTTCTTTGGAAGAGTTTCACCAAGAGGGGGTAATTTTTGCCCCCTTCTTTCAAAAGATGTATTGTTAATTGAAAGTAAAAGTGATGTGAATCTCTTTTTTAAAGTTTTTTATTCCCACTTTATGAAAACCTTATATGTCAAATAAATCCTCTCTTTATAAAGAAAAGTTTTAGCTAATAAACCACATAAAAAAATTTATAGTTTTTTTTCAACAATTATAAATTTCTTTCATTTTTGATTTTTGATGGCTTCACCTACTAATTGGGAATTCTTCAAAGAAGTTGAAACTAAGATCTGATGGGTCAATATTTGTACCCAAGATTTAGAGGGAGTAGCTATTTCGATTAATAAATGGTGGAAGACAAGATATCCAAAATAAAAAATTAGAGTAGTTTCTAAAAAAGAATTTGAAGTAGTAAAAATGAAAGCTGAAAAAAGGAGCAATAAAATTTTTCTTTGGTAAATTTTGATGCTGAATATTTAATTTGTGCAGCTAAGATCAATTCATTACATTTAATGAATAAATGAATTCTGCATTTTCAAAAGTATCAAATTTAAAACTTAATAGACTTTCCAAAATAGCTATTACTCTCACATCATCAACTTTCTTCTTATACGCATTGGGTCAAGCACCAATTTTAAAAAATATTCTTGCAGGTGCCTTCTCTTGTTCTGGTTAAATAAAATAATGCTTTTTTAAGAGAAGCTAAAAAGCTAAAATAGACAGTGATTGACAGTCGATCTAAACTTAGAGGGATAAATCCCTCTTTTTTTTATGTTTAATAGATTTATTGCTGAAAAGATAATGACTCTTCTTATTTCTCTTATCAGCTGATGAATATCTCCCCACACCTATTGATTGATGCTTTGATATTAAGCGCTGCCTTAACTATAACTTTGGTATTAAGAGCAAAAGGTAATGCTGCCAGAAAAGAAAAAGGAAATAAATGATTACTTAAGAAGAAGAAAAAGAATTTAAAAAACCTAAATTATATACAATTTGGAACTTTCTTATTTATGAAAGTTCCATTGCTATTGGAGTTTTCTTAGTTTATTTATATTATGCTTATTTCTTTATAAATAAATTACTCACATGTACGGCATAGCGATTACTTATGGGGTTGTGAGTCTTTTATTGCTTGGTGGGTTTGCATACTTTACTTTTAAAATGAAACGCTAATTTTTATGTCCTCTTCAATGAAAGATTTCTTAGATAAATTTTTTGATTTATGTAGAGAATATCAACAAGAAATTCCACCTCAAAAGATGGCTGAGATTTTAAGAGAATATGCAGATAGATTAGATGAATGATAGATAATGGCAGACCTGAGAAAGTATTAAGAGAATATAATTTCTAAACAAACTTTATAAAATTTTTTTAAAGTTAGAATATATTTGTTGGAGATATTTTCCTTACAAGTATTTATAATTTGAGATTTTTTTTTGATCCTTAATCCGTACAATTTTGTTCCTCTAACCGCACACATACAACTTGAAATTTACTATTCAAATGAATTAGAACATAGATGTAGTCAAGGGATAAGTCTTATGGCACTAAATGACACATTTACTATCCAAGAAATGAATTTGGATAAAAAAGACCTTTCATATGAGAATAAGCTCAAAGAAATTGAATCTTATTGGAATAACAAATCTGCAGAACATCCGAGTAACAACCATTGCAAGATTTTTTGTGATTAAAACTTTAACTTTTAGGTATTCTTACGCTTGATTTTTGCTTAATAACCATACTAGAGAATAATCAGATAGAAAGGAGGCCAAGCAAATGACTAATTTAGGTATAGAAATTTTATTTTGGACAATTTTAATTTGTTATCTAGGATTAAGGTTTTCTCAAACTTGGAATGGATTCAAAAAACAGTATTAATTAGGAGAGTAGAAAATGAAAGTTTTTAAGGTTTTTGTACTCGTGTTTAGGAGTGCGGGGTTAACCTTGAAACCGCTAGGCTCAAGTCCTTACGAAAAGGACAAGTCCTTAGACCACTTATACCGATAAAATATATTCATGACAAGTTTAGGTAAGTTGATTTAGCAAACCTATAAGTTTGCCATTTATCTAAGTATTTCTACTTATATGTTGAGTTGAAGACTTTAAATCATAAATGTTTGTTTTGGATCTATATATTAATTATGGACAAAGAACATTTAATTGATTTAATATCCAGCAGCATTATTTCTGAGATTAAAGATCTCGAAATTAATGAGGAAAAATTTATTGAAAATAATTATTTAAATAATCTGAATTTAAATCAGCTTAGAATAATTTCTAAAGAATTTATTTTGTAATTTTAATTGAATATTGATTTAAATAAATGAGATTATCTTTACTATCATTTGAATTTTACTAAGTTAATACCTTTTTTATATGAATGATTCAGAAGAATTTAAACCTAGCCTTAAACAAATAAATGAGGATATCAAACCTACATGGGAAGATATCAAAAAACAATCAGAAGTTTTAGTTAACAAACTTGGTTGTCCTAGATCATTTGTAGGAGGGATGCTTCATGCAATAGCAAGCGACTTCTCTGATATGAAAACTTGGGAATAAATGAAAAACTTATTAATTGCACCACTTTTCAAACTATTCAACAAAAGCACTTTCCTCTCATCACTAAATCAAAACTCGTGCCCTGTTTTAGATGCTGAAGACATAAAAAAGCAAGAACAGAAAGAAGCTATTGAAAGGTTGTACCCATAAACTTTTAACAGAAATTTATCAGATCATATATACGATGTAGCACGGTCGTATGCACCCCCCATGCCACCCATTACTTTCCTAAATAGTGACTTTGATGGATCATAAACATATAAAAAAATCTGATTCTAACAAAATTCTAGCAGATAAATTCCTCCAAATCACTTAATATGACTGAAGAAAAGTTTTGGCTAATGAAAAGTAAACCCGTCTAGCTATCACTAAGATCTCAAGGATTCATAATTTTCTATTCACACTTTTAATTGATTTAAAGTCGATCTAACGTAGAGGGATTAAAACCTCTTTCTTAACTATTTCTTCCTGTTATTCTGATTCTTCTTTAACTTCACTTGCGTTTAACTCTTCCGCTTTTACTTCTTCTTCTTTAACTTCACTTGCGTTTAACTCTTCCGCTTTTACTTCTTCTTCTTTAACTTCACTTGCGTTTAACTCTTCTGCTTTTACTTCTTCTTCTTTTGCTGCTATGGATTCAAACTTACCTTTAATTAAATTTACTATGAAGATTAATATTGGAACATGGGCTAGACCACCCATTATCACTCTAGTTTCTGAATAATACATTTGTAAATTAATGAGAACTGAAATATTTAAGCATAAATTTAATTTGATGATTACTTATATTAAGTTGAGTTTAGGGGGAATAATTAATTGATAGTCGATCTAAAATGAGGAGCAATTAGCTCCTTTTTGTTATCTTGCTATATAAATACTAAGATATAAATAAATACTAAGATATAATTTAACTTCTTTTGCTTTAAGAAATATTGTGGAATTAACTGAGCTAATCAAAGATTACGTAGCGACAAAATTATTATCAAGTATTGAGCTTGACTTTCTTGAAGGAGAGTTATGGGAAACCACTCAACATATTGAAGAAATAAATACAGTTTTTAAAGCCCCAAAAAATATTTGTGAGAAATTAGACCTGAATGAAAAATCTTGTTGGCAATTATGTTGTGCAGCTGTACTTGACTCCTTAAGACCATTAAAGAACGGACAAAAAAGAGTTGATGATTTAAAAAAATTAATTAATCAATATCAAATCAGCTTGTCATAAGCAAATTGTTTGAATTATTAGAAAATTAAAAAAAGGGCTTAATAAAGCCCCTCAAAAAATTACAAAAATAATTTTTTTTAGAAGATACCTGGAACAATTTGACCAGTAAAATAGTAAGCCCCTATAAGAGCAAACATTCCAAGCATTGCAGCTTTACCGTTAAGCTTTTCAGCTTTTTCGGTCATGAATTTTTTTGCGAATTCCATAATAAGTAATTTGGATTTAATATTTACAAACTAATTATTCCTAATAGGTAATTGATGTAGTGTTTCCTACCTAAATCACCTTTTTTCTAAGAATTTTATTTTTAATTTATTTTTCATTATTAATTAACAAAATTTAAGTAAAGAAACTATTTCTACAGATCTTTAGTTTGAATGAGAAGTAGTTCAAGAAAGAACTTAAATTTTGTATTTAAGGTAACCACTTTTTTGTGAGCACTAATCAGAATGAGATTACGACTATTTTTTTTATGCAAAAAGATTTAGATGAAAATTCTTATAAAAAAAGAATTGAAAATATAGAGAAAGGAAAATCTTATTTAAAAAATAATGGATTTTTTAAATCAAAATCTAACCTATTCGAAGACATACAAAAATTTATTTATAAAAAGTAATTTTAAAAAGTTTATTATTAACAATAAAAAAAGGGCTACATAAAGGATATAGAGATATTTTGACCCATTATTGTGACATAGTTGTTTTAGTTTATTTAAAATCTAAGACAAATAACATTATTTCTTTACAAAAAGTAATATGAATGTTATATTTATTTATATAAAGTTCCATTCTTCTTATGAACTCAAAAAAGGTAAAAGTTTCCGAAACTAAAACAGTTGAAAAGGAAAAAGTTGTAGCAGAAAAGCTCAACGGCAGATTTGCCATGATTGGCTTCATAGCTGCAATTGGTGCTTATTTAACAACAGGTCAAATTATTCCTGGATTCGTATAAATGGACTTTATTTCTAAACGCCAAGGATACGTTCCTTTCAAGGTGGTTCCTTACATTTTCTTTATTTCTGTAGTTTTAAGCATCACGACAGCAACAGAAGTGTTCGTTTAGAATTTAACTAACATCGTCATGAGTGTTTGCCGATAGGGATACTGGCAAGCACTTTTTAAATGCAGATTTTTAAACCCTTTTATCCATAAAGCAAGGTATCAAAAAACCCCTTATACCACCCATCTCTTACCTAAATAGGGACTTTGATGGATAATGAATTTATAACCAAAAAAGTTTGAGTAACACCTACTCAGGGCTTTAAAATTCGCTGAGATCCCTTGGTATGAATGAAGAAAAGTCTTGGCTATAGAAAACGAGCGGGATGCATTTTGCTAGTCATATCAATGGTTTTATTTTTTATCAAAAATTCTATTCGAACCGCATTCGAACTTTTTATTGATTTATAGTCGATCTAAAATGATGAAATCTTTGATCGTCAACGTCCGCCATTAAATCATATTCTTTTAAATTTTTTGTAATCCGCTTATATTCAATATCATTTATTAAATAAGCTAAATATTTTTCTAAGAAATTTATATTGATTTTTAGATTCATTAATATCCTTTATTTATTAATAGCTAATAATTAACGTTCTAACTTTTTTTTAATGAACACGCTCATCAAAGATAGAAAACAAAAAAAAAGCTAGCTTACATCCCTAAAAGCAAGCTCTTATGACGATTAAATTTTAAATATTTATGCTGGCAATTTACAATCAAGTTCTATTATCCCTTCATCAATAAGGAGACCAATTTTAAAAACTAGTGCCATATCTAACCTTGAAAACTCTGATTGATGATCTGCAATCCAATCCAATTCGGATAAAGTTATTGATCCAGTTGCATTAACTAGGAGAAAAAGAATACCTAAATTCATTTTTTTAATTAGTTGCTTTTTTTCCTTTAGCTATCATTACCACTGGCACTAATAGATATGTAAAGAAGGAGATTAAGAAAATATCTATATTCATTTTAAAAAATACCTGGGATGATCCAGCCAAAAAGACCGTAGTTTACCACCAATGCGAATAAACCCATCATTGCCATTCTTCCATTGGTTCTCTCGGCATTTTGCCAATAAGTTGGTTTTGAGTTTTCCATTTTTTAATTGTTCGTTAATAAGAATGATTAAAATTTTTATTGTGGGTAAGCAATACTTGGTGATATCGCAGTAGTTATTATTGCAATGCCAAATAGTGATATGGCAATTAGAAATGTTTTCATAAAAGTCCTACTTTTCCTGCTGCAATACCCGCAGTAAGAAAGAAACCAAACTCTAAAAGATCTTTAGCACTTGAAGGGACTGAGTTAAATAAAGATGAGATAAAAATCATTTTGATATATATCCTCTAAGC contains these protein-coding regions:
- a CDS encoding inward rectifier potassium channel; translated protein: MELTELIKDYVATKLLSSIELDFLEGELWETTQHIEEINTVFKAPKNICEKLDLNEKSCWQLCCAAVLDSLRPLKNGQKRVDDLKKLINQYQISLS
- a CDS encoding high light inducible protein; this translates as MTEKAEKLNGKAAMLGMFALIGAYYFTGQIVPGIF
- a CDS encoding high light inducible protein codes for the protein MNSKKVKVSETKTVEKEKVVAEKLNGRFAMIGFIAAIGAYLTTGQIIPGFV